The proteins below are encoded in one region of Carcharodon carcharias isolate sCarCar2 chromosome 2, sCarCar2.pri, whole genome shotgun sequence:
- the LOC121292673 gene encoding cell wall protein DAN4-like isoform X3, translated as MGRATAWIYPFLSMVISDLIYGQNTTVTSTAPTTTTPVGTSASLQSTTTTPVFTTTLGATTAESSTQPSATESTTTSTTGISSTTAATSTALTTATPARLFTPVQSTTTTPIILLGTTNATEPTTTENSTQPSSTSATKSTTFSTTGTGSSTAEIRATSTRELTTPESSTKLPTNEAVTASTTGLSSPTRITTSTATITTTLAETFSITLQTTATPIFPSTTAPASTPEPAIAESSNQLLTSQFTATTSTTGISLSPAGISNAAISNSAITTKMSSSESSTTSSQAPEPPSSILVLTTTQSRTQPLTTQNMITSTTTVSSTIKAKRKIILRLTVTSDDVNLADQLTRERVYQYLQANLLGTSS; from the exons TTACATCAACTGCACCTACCACAACTACTCCTGTTGGAACATCGGCATCTCTACAATCAACAACTACAACACCAGTCTTTacaaccacattgggagcaacaacaGCAGAGAGCTCCACTCAACCATCGGCAACTGAATCCACAACAACCTCAACAACAGGGATCAGTTCCACAACAGCAGCAA CATCAACTGCTCTGACTACAGCTACTCCTGCTAGATTGTTTACACCTGTACAGTCAACAACTACAACACCAATAATTCTATTAGGAACAACAAATGCAACAGAACCAACAACTACAGAGAACTCTACTCAGCCATCAAGCACCTCAGCAACTAAATCCACAACATTCTCAACAACAGGAACTGGTTCATCAACAGCAGAAATTA GAGCAACAAGCACAAGAGAACTAACTACTCCTGAGAGCTCCACTAAACTACCAACAAATGAAGCAGTAACTGCCTCAACAACAGGGCTCAGTTCACCAACAAGAATTA CTACATCAACTGCTACAATTACAACAACACTTGCTGAGACATTCTCTATAACTCTACAAACAACTGCAACACCAATCTTTCCATCCACAACAGCACCAGCAAGTACACCAGAACCAGCGATTGCAGAGAGTTCCAATCAGCTGTTAACAAGTCAATTCACGGCAACAACCTCAACAACAGGAATCAGTTTATCACCAGCAGGAATTAGTAATG CAGCCATTTCAAACAGTGCAATAACAACAAAAATGTCTTCCTCTGAAtcatcaacaacttcatcacaaGCACCTGAACCACCTTCGTCCATACTAGTACTAACAACTACACAGAGCAGAACTCAGCCATTGACAACTCAGAACATGATAACCTCAACAACTACTGTCAGTTCCACAATAAAAG CAAAACGCAAAATTATCCTAAGGCTTACTGTCACAAGTGATGATGTGAATTTGGCTGATcaactaacaagagagagagtttATCAATATCTTCAAGCTAACCTATTAGGAACTTCAAGCTAG
- the LOC121292673 gene encoding cell wall protein DAN4-like isoform X4: MGRATAWIYPFLSMVISDLIYGQNTTVTSTAPTTTTPVGTSASLQSTTTTPVFTTTLGATTAESSTQPSATESTTTSTTGISSTTAATSTALTTATPARLFTPVQSTTTTPIILLGTTNATEPTTTENSTQPSSTSATKSTTFSTTGTGSSTAEITTSTATITTTLAETFSITLQTTATPIFPSTTAPASTPEPAIAESSNQLLTSQFTATTSTTGISLSPAGISNAAISNSAITTKMSSSESSTTSSQAPEPPSSILVLTTTQSRTQPLTTQNMITSTTTVSSTIKAKRKIILRLTVTSDDVNLADQLTRERVYQYLQANLLGTSS; this comes from the exons TTACATCAACTGCACCTACCACAACTACTCCTGTTGGAACATCGGCATCTCTACAATCAACAACTACAACACCAGTCTTTacaaccacattgggagcaacaacaGCAGAGAGCTCCACTCAACCATCGGCAACTGAATCCACAACAACCTCAACAACAGGGATCAGTTCCACAACAGCAGCAA CATCAACTGCTCTGACTACAGCTACTCCTGCTAGATTGTTTACACCTGTACAGTCAACAACTACAACACCAATAATTCTATTAGGAACAACAAATGCAACAGAACCAACAACTACAGAGAACTCTACTCAGCCATCAAGCACCTCAGCAACTAAATCCACAACATTCTCAACAACAGGAACTGGTTCATCAACAGCAGAAATTA CTACATCAACTGCTACAATTACAACAACACTTGCTGAGACATTCTCTATAACTCTACAAACAACTGCAACACCAATCTTTCCATCCACAACAGCACCAGCAAGTACACCAGAACCAGCGATTGCAGAGAGTTCCAATCAGCTGTTAACAAGTCAATTCACGGCAACAACCTCAACAACAGGAATCAGTTTATCACCAGCAGGAATTAGTAATG CAGCCATTTCAAACAGTGCAATAACAACAAAAATGTCTTCCTCTGAAtcatcaacaacttcatcacaaGCACCTGAACCACCTTCGTCCATACTAGTACTAACAACTACACAGAGCAGAACTCAGCCATTGACAACTCAGAACATGATAACCTCAACAACTACTGTCAGTTCCACAATAAAAG CAAAACGCAAAATTATCCTAAGGCTTACTGTCACAAGTGATGATGTGAATTTGGCTGATcaactaacaagagagagagtttATCAATATCTTCAAGCTAACCTATTAGGAACTTCAAGCTAG
- the LOC121292673 gene encoding cell wall protein DAN4-like isoform X2: protein MGRATAWIYPFLSMVISDLIYGQNTTVTSTAPTTTTPVGTSASLQSTTTTPVFTTTLGATTAESSTQPSATESTTTSTTGISSTTAATSTALTTATPARLFTPVQSTTTTPIILLGTTNATEPTTTENSTQPSSTSATKSTTFSTTGTGSSTAEITTSTAATNTTPPGTNSSEEFTITIPNLASISGATSTRELTTPESSTKLPTNEAVTASTTGLSSPTRITTSTATITTTLAETFSITLQTTATPIFPSTTAPASTPEPAIAESSNQLLTSQFTATTSTTGISLSPAGISNAISNSAITTKMSSSESSTTSSQAPEPPSSILVLTTTQSRTQPLTTQNMITSTTTVSSTIKAKRKIILRLTVTSDDVNLADQLTRERVYQYLQANLLGTSS from the exons TTACATCAACTGCACCTACCACAACTACTCCTGTTGGAACATCGGCATCTCTACAATCAACAACTACAACACCAGTCTTTacaaccacattgggagcaacaacaGCAGAGAGCTCCACTCAACCATCGGCAACTGAATCCACAACAACCTCAACAACAGGGATCAGTTCCACAACAGCAGCAA CATCAACTGCTCTGACTACAGCTACTCCTGCTAGATTGTTTACACCTGTACAGTCAACAACTACAACACCAATAATTCTATTAGGAACAACAAATGCAACAGAACCAACAACTACAGAGAACTCTACTCAGCCATCAAGCACCTCAGCAACTAAATCCACAACATTCTCAACAACAGGAACTGGTTCATCAACAGCAGAAATTA CTACATCAACTGCTGCAACTAATACTACTCCTCCTGGGACAAATTCATCTGAAGAATTTACAATAACAATCCCAAACCTTGCATCCATTTCAGGAGCAACAAGCACAAGAGAACTAACTACTCCTGAGAGCTCCACTAAACTACCAACAAATGAAGCAGTAACTGCCTCAACAACAGGGCTCAGTTCACCAACAAGAATTA CTACATCAACTGCTACAATTACAACAACACTTGCTGAGACATTCTCTATAACTCTACAAACAACTGCAACACCAATCTTTCCATCCACAACAGCACCAGCAAGTACACCAGAACCAGCGATTGCAGAGAGTTCCAATCAGCTGTTAACAAGTCAATTCACGGCAACAACCTCAACAACAGGAATCAGTTTATCACCAGCAGGAATTAGTAATG CCATTTCAAACAGTGCAATAACAACAAAAATGTCTTCCTCTGAAtcatcaacaacttcatcacaaGCACCTGAACCACCTTCGTCCATACTAGTACTAACAACTACACAGAGCAGAACTCAGCCATTGACAACTCAGAACATGATAACCTCAACAACTACTGTCAGTTCCACAATAAAAG CAAAACGCAAAATTATCCTAAGGCTTACTGTCACAAGTGATGATGTGAATTTGGCTGATcaactaacaagagagagagtttATCAATATCTTCAAGCTAACCTATTAGGAACTTCAAGCTAG
- the LOC121292673 gene encoding cell wall protein DAN4-like isoform X1 has product MGRATAWIYPFLSMVISDLIYGQNTTVTSTAPTTTTPVGTSASLQSTTTTPVFTTTLGATTAESSTQPSATESTTTSTTGISSTTAATSTALTTATPARLFTPVQSTTTTPIILLGTTNATEPTTTENSTQPSSTSATKSTTFSTTGTGSSTAEITTSTAATNTTPPGTNSSEEFTITIPNLASISGATSTRELTTPESSTKLPTNEAVTASTTGLSSPTRITTSTATITTTLAETFSITLQTTATPIFPSTTAPASTPEPAIAESSNQLLTSQFTATTSTTGISLSPAGISNAAISNSAITTKMSSSESSTTSSQAPEPPSSILVLTTTQSRTQPLTTQNMITSTTTVSSTIKAKRKIILRLTVTSDDVNLADQLTRERVYQYLQANLLGTSS; this is encoded by the exons TTACATCAACTGCACCTACCACAACTACTCCTGTTGGAACATCGGCATCTCTACAATCAACAACTACAACACCAGTCTTTacaaccacattgggagcaacaacaGCAGAGAGCTCCACTCAACCATCGGCAACTGAATCCACAACAACCTCAACAACAGGGATCAGTTCCACAACAGCAGCAA CATCAACTGCTCTGACTACAGCTACTCCTGCTAGATTGTTTACACCTGTACAGTCAACAACTACAACACCAATAATTCTATTAGGAACAACAAATGCAACAGAACCAACAACTACAGAGAACTCTACTCAGCCATCAAGCACCTCAGCAACTAAATCCACAACATTCTCAACAACAGGAACTGGTTCATCAACAGCAGAAATTA CTACATCAACTGCTGCAACTAATACTACTCCTCCTGGGACAAATTCATCTGAAGAATTTACAATAACAATCCCAAACCTTGCATCCATTTCAGGAGCAACAAGCACAAGAGAACTAACTACTCCTGAGAGCTCCACTAAACTACCAACAAATGAAGCAGTAACTGCCTCAACAACAGGGCTCAGTTCACCAACAAGAATTA CTACATCAACTGCTACAATTACAACAACACTTGCTGAGACATTCTCTATAACTCTACAAACAACTGCAACACCAATCTTTCCATCCACAACAGCACCAGCAAGTACACCAGAACCAGCGATTGCAGAGAGTTCCAATCAGCTGTTAACAAGTCAATTCACGGCAACAACCTCAACAACAGGAATCAGTTTATCACCAGCAGGAATTAGTAATG CAGCCATTTCAAACAGTGCAATAACAACAAAAATGTCTTCCTCTGAAtcatcaacaacttcatcacaaGCACCTGAACCACCTTCGTCCATACTAGTACTAACAACTACACAGAGCAGAACTCAGCCATTGACAACTCAGAACATGATAACCTCAACAACTACTGTCAGTTCCACAATAAAAG CAAAACGCAAAATTATCCTAAGGCTTACTGTCACAAGTGATGATGTGAATTTGGCTGATcaactaacaagagagagagtttATCAATATCTTCAAGCTAACCTATTAGGAACTTCAAGCTAG